AGCAGCCCGGCGGCGATCCCGAGCGCCACGCTTTCGGTCACGAGCTGCCGGACGATCCGGCCGCGAGCGGCGCCGAGCGCGATGCGCAGCCCGATCTCCCGCCGGCGGGCGATCGCGCTCGCGAGCTGCAGATTGGCGACGTTGCCGCACGCCAGCAGCACGATCAGACCGAGGATGACGAACACGATCGTCAGCACCAGCACGAGCACGACGGGGCCGCCTTCGGGAACACGCGAGCCCGCCGGGTCCAGCCGCACGCCGGAGGTGAGGCCGAGCCCCGGCTCCGGCCTGGCGGCGGCCGCCGCCACGCTGCTCAACTCCGCCTCCGCCTGCTCTCTCGTCGCGCCGGCCGGAATGCGTCCGGTGACATTCACGCCGACCGCCGATGTGCGGGTGAGCGGCGAGCCGCCGTAGAGCACGCCATACGAGGCGAACGGCGCCCACAGCGCGGGCGCATGATCGCTGAATCCGGTGAACCACCTCGGCGTCACGCCGACAATCGTCACCGGCGCGCCGTTCAGCCAGATCGTCCTGCCGGCGACGTTCGGGTCTTCGCCGAGCGTGCGGCGCCAGAAGCCGTAGCTCGCGACCGCCACCGCGGCAGCGCCGGGCGCATCGTCGTTCGGCTGCAGGATGCGGCCGCGAAACGGCCGCGCGCCGAACACGCGCAGAAACCCTTCCCCGACGAACGCGACCGGCACGGACTCCCCGCCGTCCTGCCCCGCCGGCCGCGCCAGGCTCAGGCGCGCGCGATCGCCGAGCGTCGCCTCGAGCGGCATCCGCGCGTGCTCGCGGAGCGTCAGGTAGTCCGCGTACGGCCACGCCGTCGACGTGCCCTGCTCGAACGCGCGCATGACGCGGACGGTGGAATCGGGATCGCTGACGCCGGTCGGACGCAGCAGCGACGCGTTCAGCAGCGCAAAGACCGAGGTGCTCACCGCGATCGCCAGCGCCAAGCCGACGACGGTGATGGCGACGGCGCCGGGATTGCGGCGATACACGCGGAGCCCGTGCAGCAGATCCTGCATCGCGTCCGCGGCGAGCCGGCGGCCCGATACGTTCCACGCCCAGAGGCTGATCACGTCGCGGTAATAGCGCCGGCGCGCGTGCGGCAGGCCGCCGTGGTCGACGCGCTCGGCGAAGATTTCCTCGAGATCCGCCGTGACATCGGATCGGCGGCTGCCGAGCGGACGAAGACGCAGCAGCCAGCGGGCGAGTCGCGGGGGTCGCGGATGAGGCGGCGTCACGACCGCCGCCCTTCGGCGATGGCATTCCAGATCCGCTCGCGGACGCGGTGCAGATCGCGCGCGGTCTTCAGGCCGAGCGGCGTCACGCGGAAGAGCCGCTTCGGCTTGCCGCCGCGGCGCGCTGTCGCTTCCCCCATCGACGACTGCACGAAGCCCTTGTCTTCGAGCCGGGCGAGCGCCGCATAGATCGCGCCCATCGACGTCGAGCGGCCGGTCGCCTCTTCGACGTAGCGCTGCACCGGAACCGCGTACGTGCGATCGCCCAGCGCCCGCACCGCCAGGAGGGTGAACTCCTCGAACTCGCCCAGATGCTCGCCTTTCATCGGATCTCCGCCTGCCGCCAATATATCGCGTTTGTAGAGATAATTGCGAACCGGTTTGTACCTACGATGGGCTTCCGGGCGATGTTCCCTGGCCCTTCGGCACGAGTAAGCTGGACGGGCATGAATGGCTCATCTCGACTCGCCGCCTCTCTGCTGCTCGCCGCCGCCACCGTGGCTGCGTCGTGCGGACGTCCCGCCACTTCACAGCCGGCGGGAGGGCCCGCGGTGACCCTCGCGCTCGTCAATGGCCGCGTGTGGACGGGCCAGCGCGATCAACCGGACGCCGAAGCGATCGCGATCGCCGGCGAGCGCATCGCGGCCGTTGGCAGCAGCGCCGCGATCCGTGCCATGTCCGGCACCGCGAGGACGGTCGACCTCGGCGGGCGCTTCGTCGTGCCCGGCTTCACCGACACGCACGTGCACTTCCTGGACGGCGGGTTCCGCCTCGCGTCGGTGCAGCTGCGCGACGCGCGAACGCGCGAGGAGTTCGCCGCGCGGATCAAGGCCTTTGCCGCCACCGTGCCGGCCGGGACCTGGATCACGGGCGGGGACTGGGATCACACGCTGTGGGGCGGCGAGCTGCCGCGGCGCGACTGGATCGACGCGGCCACTCCGGACCATCCGGTGTGGGTCAACCGCCTCGATGGCCACATGGCGCTCGCCAATACGGCGGCGCTGCGCGCGGCGGGGATCGCGGACACCGTCGCCGAGGTCGCGGGCGGAGAGATCGTCCGCGACGCGT
This genomic window from Vicinamibacterales bacterium contains:
- a CDS encoding PadR family transcriptional regulator, with protein sequence MKGEHLGEFEEFTLLAVRALGDRTYAVPVQRYVEEATGRSTSMGAIYAALARLEDKGFVQSSMGEATARRGGKPKRLFRVTPLGLKTARDLHRVRERIWNAIAEGRRS
- a CDS encoding amidohydrolase family protein, whose translation is MTLALVNGRVWTGQRDQPDAEAIAIAGERIAAVGSSAAIRAMSGTARTVDLGGRFVVPGFTDTHVHFLDGGFRLASVQLRDARTREEFAARIKAFAATVPAGTWITGGDWDHTLWGGELPRRDWIDAATPDHPVWVNRLDGHMALANTAALRAAGIADTVAEVAGGEIVRDA